A stretch of the Armatimonadota bacterium genome encodes the following:
- the rpsJ gene encoding 30S ribosomal protein S10 translates to MAQPPTVRIRLRAYDHRILDSSVSKIVETVKRTGARLCGPIPLPTRIRKFCVIRGPTIDKESMEHFEIRTHNRLLDIREPTNKTIDALMRLDLPSGVDIEIKTV, encoded by the coding sequence ATGGCACAACCACCAACAGTCAGGATTAGGCTCCGAGCGTACGACCACAGGATCTTAGACAGTTCTGTATCTAAGATCGTGGAAACGGTCAAGCGCACGGGCGCCCGGCTGTGCGGACCGATTCCGCTGCCAACGCGGATTCGGAAGTTCTGTGTCATTCGAGGTCCGACCATCGACAAGGAGTCGATGGAGCACTTCGAGATTAGGACGCATAACAGGCTGCTCGATATAAGAGAGCCCACGAACAAGACGATCGACGCGCTGATGCGCTTGGACTTGCCGAGCGGCGTCGACATTGAGATCAAGACGGTCTAG
- a CDS encoding sigma-70 family RNA polymerase sigma factor, whose protein sequence is MSRHALRLNLQVQARTSHLGTASDRDSDELLVRKAKAGEYTAFELLFERHRALVYRFSYQMTQGRDDAEDIVQEVFVRAYQNLHRYRDEAKFTTWLLRIATNLGTDRGRMIRRRQRLELQESAGALSWMTVGNAEDPIKNLEREQLKDILRRAISALPDHHRNVIVLRDIEEMDYKDMGATLGCSVGGAKLRVLRARRALQTRVAPLLKEMEEAE, encoded by the coding sequence ATGTCGAGGCACGCCTTGAGGCTGAATTTGCAGGTGCAGGCTAGAACCTCCCACCTAGGGACCGCGTCAGATCGTGATTCGGATGAGCTGTTGGTGCGGAAGGCGAAAGCTGGCGAATATACAGCGTTCGAACTGCTGTTCGAGCGCCACCGCGCCCTGGTGTACCGATTTTCGTATCAAATGACGCAGGGGCGAGACGACGCTGAGGATATCGTGCAAGAGGTCTTCGTCCGGGCTTACCAGAACTTGCACAGGTATCGGGACGAGGCGAAGTTCACAACCTGGCTGCTTCGTATTGCGACGAACTTAGGAACCGATCGCGGCCGCATGATTCGTCGCCGTCAAAGGCTCGAGCTACAGGAATCGGCTGGGGCGTTGAGCTGGATGACCGTCGGAAATGCCGAAGATCCCATTAAGAACCTGGAAAGAGAACAGTTGAAGGACATTCTGCGCAGGGCGATCAGCGCGCTGCCAGATCACCACCGGAACGTGATCGTGCTGAGAGACATCGAGGAAATGGATTACAAGGACATGGGCGCTACTCTTGGTTGCAGCGTCGGCGGAGCAAAGCTGCGCGTATTGCGGGCCCGGCGCGCGTTGCAGACTCGCGTAGCCCCGCTGCTGAAGGAGATGGAAGAGGCAGAATGA
- the rpsC gene encoding 30S ribosomal protein S3, with product MGQKIHPIGFRLGIIRGHDSHWIYPKRQYREALLSDYKIRRYLAKKIGKGLISRIEIERAASKIKVTIFTSRPGAVIGRGGKGIDEISSDLNHYMRKENASAQVQVNVAEVRQPELDGQLVAENIAVQLERRISHRRAMRQAITRCVRMNGRGIKIQVSGRLNGAEIARSESDMVGKVPLHTLRADIDYGFATAFTVYGTVGIKVWVYRGEVLPEKQVLAAIKAENLPRKRPARDRESAVASESPAELTTGPTVDTDAAAPEVTETKSEDEVSKNVDA from the coding sequence ATGGGTCAGAAAATCCATCCGATCGGCTTTAGGCTCGGGATCATCAGAGGCCACGACAGCCACTGGATCTACCCCAAGCGGCAGTATCGAGAAGCACTGCTGTCGGATTACAAGATTCGTCGGTACTTGGCGAAGAAGATCGGCAAGGGCCTGATCTCAAGGATCGAAATCGAGAGAGCCGCTTCCAAGATAAAAGTGACGATCTTTACCTCTCGTCCCGGTGCCGTGATCGGCAGAGGCGGTAAAGGCATCGACGAAATCTCAAGCGATTTGAATCACTATATGCGCAAAGAGAATGCGTCTGCACAGGTCCAGGTGAACGTCGCAGAGGTGCGGCAGCCGGAGCTCGACGGGCAGCTGGTCGCCGAGAACATCGCCGTGCAGCTCGAACGCAGGATTTCGCACAGGCGCGCGATGCGCCAGGCGATTACACGCTGTGTCAGGATGAACGGACGAGGCATCAAAATCCAGGTATCCGGACGCTTGAACGGCGCGGAGATCGCCAGGAGCGAGTCGGACATGGTTGGAAAAGTCCCGTTGCACACCTTGCGCGCAGACATCGACTACGGATTTGCGACGGCCTTTACCGTCTACGGTACGGTTGGAATCAAGGTGTGGGTCTACAGGGGCGAGGTGCTGCCGGAGAAGCAGGTGCTGGCAGCGATCAAGGCAGAAAACTTGCCGCGGAAACGACCAGCGCGTGACCGGGAGTCAGCCGTCGCAAGTGAGTCTCCAGCCGAATTGACCACCGGCCCAACGGTGGATACGGACGCGGCAGCACCAGAGGTCACCGAGACCAAATCAGAAGACGAGGTGAGCAAGAATGTTGATGCCTAA
- the rpsS gene encoding 30S ribosomal protein S19, with amino-acid sequence MARSLKKGFFVDDHLAKKVDALNAKNEKKLIKTWSRRSTLTPAMIGHTLAVHDGRKHVPVYVTENMVGHKLGEFAPTRTYRGHDGKIPERGTRIR; translated from the coding sequence ATGGCCCGTAGCTTGAAGAAAGGCTTTTTTGTTGACGACCACCTCGCCAAGAAGGTCGATGCGTTGAACGCCAAGAACGAGAAGAAGCTCATCAAGACGTGGTCGCGGCGATCGACTCTCACGCCAGCGATGATCGGTCACACGCTGGCTGTGCACGATGGACGAAAGCACGTTCCAGTGTACGTGACTGAAAACATGGTCGGCCATAAGCTCGGCGAGTTTGCCCCGACGCGGACTTACCGGGGGCACGACGGGAAAATCCCGGAACGGGGGACCAGAATTCGCTGA
- the rplW gene encoding 50S ribosomal protein L23: MKDPHNVIIKPHITEKSVSLSYGDPLATDESTVQRTYTFVVARTANKIEIKQALESIYNSGRKKDDVISILSVRTMNVRGKMRRVGRGKKGKTPDFKKAVVTLAPGQVLEDYGV; this comes from the coding sequence GTGAAAGATCCGCACAACGTGATTATTAAGCCGCACATAACGGAGAAGAGCGTAAGCCTGAGCTACGGCGATCCGCTGGCGACCGACGAAAGCACGGTACAGAGGACGTACACGTTCGTCGTGGCGCGCACTGCCAACAAGATCGAAATCAAGCAGGCGCTGGAGTCGATCTATAACAGCGGTCGAAAGAAGGACGACGTGATCAGTATTCTGTCCGTGCGGACAATGAACGTGCGGGGCAAGATGCGGCGCGTAGGACGCGGCAAGAAAGGCAAGACGCCTGACTTCAAGAAGGCCGTCGTAACCCTCGCGCCAGGCCAGGTCTTAGAGGACTACGGAGTTTAA
- the rplC gene encoding 50S ribosomal protein L3, translating to MLPGILGTKVGMTHVFTEDGKMIPVTVIAAGPVFVTQIKTQETDGYSAVQVGFAAKSSKNMTWPKFGHLKKAGVGTNLRWLREFRVDDSSGFELGQEITADVFSEGDEVVVIGISKGRGFAGVVKRHGFKGQHMTHGYMAKRRPMSSGPTGPARVFKGKRGPGRMGGETVSQKSLRIVKVDPERDLVLVSGSVPGSNGSLVTIRKEAK from the coding sequence TTGCTCCCAGGAATATTAGGCACGAAAGTCGGAATGACCCACGTCTTTACGGAGGACGGGAAGATGATTCCCGTCACCGTAATCGCTGCTGGGCCCGTGTTCGTCACCCAGATCAAGACGCAAGAGACCGACGGCTACAGCGCGGTCCAAGTCGGATTTGCCGCCAAAAGCAGCAAGAACATGACGTGGCCCAAGTTCGGACACCTCAAGAAGGCAGGCGTCGGCACGAATTTGCGCTGGCTGCGCGAGTTCCGGGTCGATGACTCGTCCGGGTTTGAGCTCGGCCAAGAGATCACGGCAGACGTGTTCAGTGAAGGCGACGAAGTCGTAGTCATTGGCATAAGCAAGGGACGCGGTTTTGCCGGCGTCGTCAAGCGCCACGGCTTCAAAGGTCAGCACATGACCCACGGCTATATGGCGAAGCGCAGACCGATGTCCAGCGGCCCAACAGGGCCGGCGCGCGTATTCAAGGGCAAGCGCGGCCCAGGGCGCATGGGCGGCGAGACGGTCAGCCAGAAGAGCCTGCGCATAGTCAAGGTCGATCCAGAGCGCGATCTGGTGCTCGTGAGCGGCAGTGTGCCGGGCAGCAACGGCAGCCTCGTGACGATCAGGAAGGAGGCCAAGTAG
- the rplV gene encoding 50S ribosomal protein L22 has translation MDVRAVAKYVRVQPRKVRLVASEVRGKSARAAADLLRFHPSKGARALRKVLISAMANAQENHGANPDTLRILKISVDEGPRLKRIRPRAMGRVNRILKKTSHITVVVEEFDGGRKVKPHGTRPKPRPSFDKAKSRKKKKDEAIVEETVAAADEDQAEDTSEDGSEAVEGEAAEGDEQETEDAEKSDDASEKEDGD, from the coding sequence ATGGACGTTAGAGCAGTAGCAAAGTACGTACGGGTTCAGCCCCGGAAGGTACGGCTGGTGGCAAGCGAAGTGCGAGGAAAATCAGCTCGCGCTGCGGCCGACCTATTGCGCTTTCATCCCAGCAAAGGTGCGCGAGCCTTGCGCAAGGTGCTGATCTCCGCGATGGCCAACGCCCAGGAGAACCACGGCGCGAATCCGGACACGCTTCGCATTTTGAAGATCAGCGTGGACGAAGGTCCGCGGCTCAAGCGAATTCGCCCTCGGGCCATGGGGCGAGTCAATCGCATTCTCAAGAAGACGAGCCACATCACGGTTGTTGTGGAGGAGTTCGACGGCGGGAGAAAGGTCAAGCCGCACGGCACCAGGCCGAAGCCGCGACCGAGCTTCGACAAAGCGAAGTCCAGGAAAAAGAAGAAGGACGAGGCGATCGTAGAGGAAACTGTGGCAGCGGCAGACGAGGACCAGGCGGAGGATACATCAGAAGACGGCAGTGAGGCTGTCGAAGGCGAAGCCGCTGAGGGAGATGAACAGGAAACAGAAGATGCCGAGAAGAGCGACGATGCAAGCGAGAAGGAGGACGGCGATTAG
- the rplN gene encoding 50S ribosomal protein L14 codes for MIQQFSRLKVADNSGAREVMCITVLKGSQPRYGGVGDMIVCSVKSATPNMPIKKGEVIRAVIVRTKNPIRRRDGSTLRFDDNACVIINPATMEPSGTRIFGPVARELRDGKFIKIVSLAPEVI; via the coding sequence ATGATACAGCAGTTTTCGAGATTGAAGGTCGCGGACAATTCAGGCGCGCGTGAAGTAATGTGCATCACGGTCCTGAAGGGTTCTCAGCCGCGCTACGGAGGCGTGGGCGACATGATCGTATGCTCTGTCAAGTCCGCCACGCCGAACATGCCGATCAAGAAAGGCGAGGTGATTCGAGCAGTCATCGTGCGGACTAAGAATCCGATTCGCCGCCGGGACGGTTCTACTCTGAGATTCGACGATAACGCGTGCGTCATCATCAACCCGGCGACGATGGAGCCGAGCGGGACTCGCATTTTTGGCCCGGTCGCACGCGAGCTGCGCGACGGCAAGTTCATCAAGATCGTATCGCTCGCCCCGGAGGTGATTTAG
- the rplP gene encoding 50S ribosomal protein L16 has protein sequence MLMPKRTKFRKQHRGRMRGVSKGGTTVDFGDYGLMALQPSWITSRQIESARIAMTRHIKRGGKVWIRVFPDKPVTKKPLEQRMGKGKASVEYWVAVVRPGKILFEMNGVDIETAREAIRLAQHKLPIKTKFVVRQEGY, from the coding sequence ATGTTGATGCCTAAGCGAACGAAGTTCAGAAAGCAGCACCGGGGCCGCATGCGGGGAGTGTCGAAGGGCGGCACCACCGTCGACTTCGGCGACTACGGTCTAATGGCGCTGCAGCCGTCTTGGATCACAAGCAGACAAATAGAATCTGCCCGCATCGCGATGACGCGCCATATCAAGCGCGGAGGGAAGGTGTGGATCAGAGTGTTCCCCGACAAGCCGGTTACCAAGAAGCCCCTCGAGCAGAGGATGGGCAAGGGCAAGGCTTCGGTCGAATACTGGGTGGCAGTCGTGAGGCCCGGCAAAATCCTATTTGAAATGAACGGTGTGGACATTGAGACTGCGCGAGAGGCGATCCGACTCGCTCAGCACAAGCTGCCGATCAAAACGAAGTTTGTGGTCCGCCAGGAGGGGTATTAG
- the rpsQ gene encoding 30S ribosomal protein S17, with protein sequence MRQGVVKSNRMEKTCIVTLERAFQHPLYGKIVRKSRGVKAHDTFGCDIGDKVEIMETRPLSKHKRWRIVRIIEKVK encoded by the coding sequence ATGCGACAAGGCGTCGTTAAATCGAACCGCATGGAAAAAACCTGCATCGTCACTTTGGAACGAGCGTTCCAGCACCCGCTGTACGGCAAGATCGTACGTAAGTCTCGCGGAGTCAAGGCGCACGACACGTTCGGATGCGACATCGGTGACAAAGTTGAGATTATGGAGACGCGCCCTCTGAGCAAGCATAAACGGTGGCGCATAGTTCGGATTATTGAGAAGGTCAAGTAA
- the tuf gene encoding elongation factor Tu yields MAREKFIRTKPHVNIGTIGHVDHGKTTLTVAITAVLAEKGLATAAKYDEIDNAPEEKARGITINISHQEYETEKRHYAHVDCPGHADFIKNMITGAAQMDGAILVVSAADGPMPQTREHILLARQVGVPHIVVYINKTDQVDDDELIELVEMEIRELLTQYGFPGDDTPIIKGTALKVMRMAEAGSMDMEDEEVKKILELMDACDTFIPEPVRETDKPFLCAVEDVFTITGRGTVATGRVERGTLKINTEVEIVGLRDEPMKTVCTGIEMFRKLLDDCQAGDNVGLLLRGVDRNEVERGMVIAAPKSITPHTKFDAEVYVLSKAEGGRHTPFTTGYRPQFFFRTTDVTGSLSLPEGVQMVMPGENTKMNVELIAPIAMEHGSKFAIREGGRTVGAGTITAVHE; encoded by the coding sequence ATGGCACGAGAGAAGTTCATTCGAACGAAACCACACGTCAACATTGGCACGATTGGTCACGTGGACCACGGCAAGACAACCTTGACCGTTGCGATCACCGCAGTGCTCGCAGAGAAGGGTCTTGCTACGGCTGCTAAGTACGATGAGATTGATAACGCTCCCGAGGAAAAGGCGCGCGGCATTACGATCAATATCTCGCACCAGGAGTACGAGACCGAGAAGCGCCACTACGCGCACGTCGACTGCCCTGGGCACGCCGATTTCATCAAGAACATGATCACAGGCGCGGCTCAGATGGACGGTGCTATCTTGGTCGTGTCAGCCGCCGATGGGCCGATGCCGCAAACTCGCGAGCACATCTTGCTGGCGCGCCAGGTCGGTGTACCGCACATCGTGGTCTACATCAACAAGACTGACCAAGTAGACGACGACGAGCTGATCGAGCTCGTCGAGATGGAGATCCGTGAGCTTCTGACCCAGTACGGGTTCCCCGGCGACGACACGCCGATCATCAAAGGAACCGCCCTCAAGGTTATGCGGATGGCGGAGGCCGGCAGCATGGACATGGAAGACGAGGAGGTCAAGAAGATCCTTGAGTTGATGGACGCCTGCGACACTTTCATTCCTGAACCGGTTCGCGAGACCGACAAGCCGTTCTTGTGCGCCGTGGAAGACGTGTTCACGATCACCGGACGCGGCACGGTCGCTACCGGCCGTGTCGAACGCGGAACGCTCAAGATCAACACGGAAGTTGAAATCGTCGGCCTGCGCGACGAGCCGATGAAGACGGTTTGCACCGGTATCGAGATGTTCCGCAAGCTGCTCGATGACTGTCAGGCTGGCGACAACGTAGGACTGCTTCTTCGTGGAGTAGACCGAAACGAAGTCGAGCGTGGCATGGTTATCGCGGCGCCGAAGTCGATTACCCCTCACACGAAGTTCGATGCTGAGGTCTACGTTCTGTCCAAGGCCGAGGGCGGCCGTCACACGCCTTTCACGACGGGCTACCGGCCCCAGTTCTTCTTCAGGACCACGGACGTCACTGGATCGCTGTCGCTGCCCGAGGGAGTGCAGATGGTGATGCCGGGCGAAAACACGAAGATGAACGTCGAGCTGATAGCTCCGATCGCAATGGAGCACGGATCAAAGTTCGCTATTCGCGAAGGCGGTCGAACGGTCGGAGCTGGAACGATCACGGCGGTGCACGAGTAG
- the rplB gene encoding 50S ribosomal protein L2, with product MATRKMKPTSPGRRHMILSDYADITKGKRPEKRLTTSQRKTGGRNHTGRITSHHRGGGKKRKYRIIDFKRNKIGITAKVAAIEYDPNRSCRIALLHYADGEKRYIIAPAGLVVGTTVESGPGVDILPGNAMPLRNIPLGTIVHNIELQLGRGGQIVRAAGLGAQLMAKEGNYATLRLPSNEMRMVHLECMATIGEVGNSDHENEVLGKAGKNRGLGRRPHVRGVAMNPRDHPHGGGEAKSPVGRKKGPVDRWGNKARGSKTRRKRRSNRFIVRSRHDARK from the coding sequence ATGGCGACTCGCAAAATGAAACCGACATCACCGGGTAGGCGTCACATGATCCTCTCGGACTATGCCGATATCACCAAGGGCAAGCGCCCTGAAAAGCGGCTGACGACATCGCAGAGGAAGACCGGCGGTCGAAACCATACCGGGCGCATCACCTCGCACCATCGAGGCGGTGGGAAAAAGCGCAAGTATCGCATCATTGATTTCAAGCGGAACAAGATCGGCATAACGGCCAAGGTCGCCGCCATTGAATACGATCCGAACCGGAGTTGCCGAATCGCGTTGCTGCACTACGCTGACGGCGAGAAGAGGTACATCATCGCCCCGGCAGGGTTGGTGGTCGGCACGACGGTTGAGTCGGGGCCTGGCGTGGACATTCTCCCCGGCAATGCGATGCCGCTTCGGAACATTCCGCTTGGAACGATCGTTCACAACATCGAGTTGCAGTTGGGTCGCGGCGGACAGATCGTTCGGGCCGCAGGCCTTGGGGCGCAGCTCATGGCGAAAGAGGGAAACTACGCCACACTGCGGCTGCCGAGCAATGAGATGCGTATGGTGCATCTGGAGTGCATGGCGACCATCGGCGAAGTCGGCAACTCGGATCACGAAAACGAAGTGCTCGGCAAGGCCGGCAAGAACCGAGGCCTTGGTCGCAGGCCGCACGTTCGCGGCGTCGCGATGAATCCGCGCGACCATCCCCACGGCGGCGGCGAGGCTAAGTCGCCGGTCGGTCGGAAGAAGGGACCGGTTGACCGATGGGGCAACAAGGCGCGCGGCTCCAAGACGCGACGGAAAAGAAGGAGCAACAGGTTTATCGTTAGGAGCAGACACGATGCTCGGAAGTAA
- the rpmC gene encoding 50S ribosomal protein L29 translates to MKGIKSSELREKSVPELEEIVEQERASLYKARRDLVFRQITDVASLKVRRKNIARILTIIKEKKSGGDR, encoded by the coding sequence ATGAAAGGAATCAAGTCGTCTGAACTGAGAGAAAAGAGCGTGCCGGAGCTCGAAGAGATTGTTGAACAGGAGCGCGCGTCGCTCTACAAGGCTCGTCGAGACCTCGTATTCCGCCAGATCACGGATGTCGCGAGCCTGAAGGTCCGGCGAAAGAACATCGCGCGGATTTTAACGATCATCAAGGAAAAGAAGAGCGGAGGAGACAGGTGA
- the rplE gene encoding 50S ribosomal protein L5, with the protein MKLPAPRLKKIYREKAMAKLQEKFKYRSVMETPKPTKIVVNMGTGSDEKAVDNAMRDMATITGQKAQVRLAKKSVSNFKIREGMKIGCRVTLRGDRMWHFLDRLCTVALPRIRDFQGFSPKSFDGRGNVTIGLKEQLIFTEIDYDTFDKIRGMDVTIVTSAKTDEEGAVLLKELGFPLHDQNA; encoded by the coding sequence ATGAAGCTCCCGGCGCCGCGATTGAAGAAGATCTACCGCGAGAAAGCGATGGCGAAGCTTCAGGAGAAGTTTAAGTATCGCTCGGTAATGGAGACGCCCAAACCAACGAAGATCGTCGTCAACATGGGCACAGGCTCCGACGAAAAGGCCGTCGATAACGCTATGCGGGACATGGCGACGATCACAGGACAGAAAGCGCAGGTTCGCCTAGCCAAAAAGTCGGTCTCGAACTTCAAGATCCGCGAGGGCATGAAGATCGGTTGCCGCGTCACGCTGCGCGGAGACCGTATGTGGCACTTCCTGGACAGGCTTTGCACGGTCGCGCTGCCGAGAATCAGGGACTTCCAAGGGTTTAGCCCAAAGTCGTTCGACGGTCGAGGCAACGTGACGATCGGGCTCAAGGAGCAGTTGATCTTCACTGAAATCGACTACGACACATTCGACAAGATTCGTGGAATGGACGTTACGATCGTGACGTCGGCGAAGACCGACGAAGAGGGAGCGGTTCTTCTCAAGGAACTTGGCTTTCCCCTGCACGATCAGAACGCGTAG
- the rplX gene encoding 50S ribosomal protein L24, with amino-acid sequence MKRIAGKQKPKIRKGDEVMIVAGKDLGEKGYIWSINAEKNTAIVLQANEENEDQPLPLNAVTKHRKAKYQGEKSARVRLPAPINLSNLMVLDPETDEPTRIGRRREDGKLVRYAKKSGKTLVDGPIMQEKD; translated from the coding sequence ATGAAGCGAATAGCGGGCAAGCAGAAGCCTAAAATTCGCAAGGGCGACGAGGTGATGATCGTCGCGGGAAAGGACCTTGGCGAAAAGGGCTATATCTGGTCGATCAACGCCGAGAAGAACACCGCCATCGTGCTCCAAGCGAATGAGGAGAACGAAGACCAGCCGTTGCCGCTCAACGCGGTCACGAAGCACCGCAAGGCAAAGTACCAGGGCGAAAAATCTGCCAGGGTGCGCCTGCCGGCGCCGATCAACCTGAGCAACCTCATGGTCCTCGATCCTGAGACGGACGAGCCGACAAGGATCGGTCGGCGGCGAGAGGACGGCAAACTCGTTCGATACGCGAAGAAGTCCGGTAAGACGCTCGTTGACGGGCCGATCATGCAGGAGAAGGACTGA
- the rplD gene encoding 50S ribosomal protein L4, with the protein MAEIEIKNDQGKVVGKHKVAEPLGSLSPENNLLHRAVMAEQANSRQGTHSGKSRSDAHGGGRKPYRQKKTGNARQGTIRAPQYAGGGMAFAIKPRDHGHKLNKKERKLATITALSTRLQAGDVVLADKISFGEPKTRAACELLNAHGLKNCRRVLVVVAENDSIVTMSFRNLQNVVVRTAPSKDGKASSFSTRDLLVAHKILMSKAALEKTEEVWVK; encoded by the coding sequence ATGGCGGAAATCGAGATCAAGAACGATCAGGGCAAAGTAGTCGGCAAGCACAAGGTCGCCGAACCGCTTGGCTCGCTGAGTCCGGAGAACAACCTCCTGCACCGCGCGGTCATGGCCGAACAGGCGAACTCGCGGCAGGGAACCCACTCTGGCAAGAGCAGGAGCGATGCGCACGGCGGCGGACGGAAGCCGTATCGCCAAAAGAAGACCGGCAACGCCAGGCAAGGCACGATCCGCGCCCCGCAATACGCAGGCGGTGGCATGGCGTTCGCGATCAAACCCCGAGACCACGGTCACAAGCTGAACAAAAAGGAGCGAAAGCTTGCGACGATCACAGCGCTTTCAACAAGGCTGCAAGCTGGCGACGTCGTTCTCGCGGACAAGATTTCGTTCGGCGAGCCCAAGACAAGGGCTGCCTGCGAACTGTTGAACGCCCACGGGCTGAAGAACTGTCGCCGCGTTCTCGTCGTCGTTGCTGAAAACGATAGCATCGTCACCATGAGCTTTCGGAATCTGCAGAACGTGGTCGTTCGGACCGCGCCGAGCAAAGATGGCAAGGCCAGCTCATTTTCGACGCGCGATCTGTTGGTCGCCCACAAGATTCTGATGAGCAAGGCGGCTCTAGAAAAGACCGAGGAGGTGTGGGTTAAGTGA
- a CDS encoding ABC-2 family transporter protein, giving the protein MSIGRSPSVLALRRWKALVSVYFRDAVAYRASMAIWVITDVVTAITMPIVLIAASGGGEIHGFSSGDFVVYYLSMLMIGSFVTSHLMWDIALEIKEGVFSSHLMRPLGYFEFCVFRNLSWRLIRTVLFLPWFVTFLILFSGYLGGTDLYFGWEFWLSVLLGHGVSLTLVVALAMIALFVQEAFAIFELYYLPMLFLSGQIFPIALFPDWARDLAAIFPFYYTIGAPTEILIQITHGPDIARVLLVQGVWIVLSFGLFKLLWWQGTRHYTGVGM; this is encoded by the coding sequence GTGTCGATCGGTAGAAGCCCGTCTGTTCTGGCGTTACGTCGATGGAAGGCGCTGGTCTCGGTCTATTTCCGCGATGCGGTGGCGTACCGAGCGTCGATGGCGATTTGGGTCATCACAGACGTCGTGACTGCGATCACGATGCCGATCGTCTTGATCGCCGCCTCCGGCGGAGGGGAGATACACGGCTTCTCCAGCGGCGATTTTGTCGTTTATTACCTCTCGATGCTGATGATTGGATCGTTCGTGACGAGCCATCTGATGTGGGACATCGCGCTGGAGATCAAAGAGGGAGTTTTTTCATCACACCTCATGCGACCGCTCGGGTACTTCGAATTTTGCGTTTTCAGAAACCTCTCCTGGAGGCTGATTCGTACTGTGTTGTTCCTGCCCTGGTTCGTTACGTTCTTGATCCTCTTCAGCGGGTATCTCGGTGGAACCGACCTTTACTTCGGCTGGGAGTTCTGGCTTTCTGTGCTGTTGGGGCACGGGGTCAGCCTGACGCTCGTCGTAGCCTTGGCGATGATCGCCCTATTCGTCCAGGAGGCGTTCGCGATCTTCGAGCTGTACTATCTGCCGATGCTGTTCCTCAGCGGTCAGATATTCCCGATCGCGCTGTTTCCCGACTGGGCGCGCGACTTGGCCGCCATCTTTCCGTTCTACTACACGATCGGAGCTCCGACAGAGATACTGATCCAAATTACACACGGTCCGGACATAGCCAGGGTGCTGCTGGTGCAAGGCGTGTGGATCGTGCTGTCATTCGGGCTGTTCAAGCTACTGTGGTGGCAGGGAACCCGGCACTATACCGGGGTAGGGATGTAG